ATGAGAAAACACGTGAAACAATTCGTTTCTAAAATAATAAAAAAGATGGCTCTTTGTCAACTGTAGTGGGTTGAAGAAAAGCTAAGCTCGAGAAAGGACAAATTTCGTCCTTTCTTTTTTGATATTCAGAGCGATAAAAATCCGTTTTTTGAAGTTTTCAAAGTTCCGAAAACCAAAGGCATTGCGTTTGATAAGTTTGATGAGATTATTGGTTGCTTCTAATTTGGCATTAGAATAGGGTAACTGAAGGGCATTGACGATTTTCTCTTTGTCCTTTAGAAAGGTTTTAAAGACAGTCTTAAAAAGAGGATGAACTTTCTTTAGATTTTCCTCAATGAGTCCGAAAAATTTCTCCGGTTCCTTATTCTGAAAGTGAAAAAGCAAGAGTTGATAGAGATGATAGTGGTGTTTCAAGTCTTCTGAATAGCTCAAAAGCTTGTCAATAATCTCTTTATTGGTTAAGTGCATGCGAAAAGTAGGGCGATAAAATCGCTTATCACTCAGTTTACGGCTATCCTGTTGAATGAGTTTCCAGTAGCGCTTGATAGCCTTATATTCATGAGATTTTCGCTCAAATTGCTTCATGATTTGGACACGAACACGACTCATAGCACGGCTAAGATGTTGTACAATGTGGAAGCGATCTAGAACGATTTTGGCATACGGAAAAAGATGTTTAGCCAAGTCATAGTAAGGACTAAACATATCCATAGTAATGATTTTCACCTGACAACGAACAGAGCGATTGTAGCGCAGAAAATGATTTCTTATGATAGTTTGTGTTCTACCCTCAAGAACAGTGATAATATTGAGCTTATCAAAATCTTGAGCAATGAAACTCATCTTTCCCTTAGTGAAGGCATATTCGTCCCAGGACATAATCTCAGGGAGGTAAGAAAAATCAGACTTAAAACAGAAGTCATTGAGCTTGCGAATAACAGTTGAAGTTGAAATAGACAGCTGACGGGCAATATCGGTCATAGAAGTCTTCTCAATTAGCTTCTGGGCAATCTTTTGGTTGATGATACGAGGGATTTGGTGATTCTTCTTGACGAGAGAAGTCTCAGCTACCATCATTTTCGAGCAATGATAGCACTTGAATCGACGTTTTCTAAGGAGAATTCTAGTAGGCATACCAGTCGTTTCAAGGTAAGGAACCTTAGACGGTTTTTGGAAGTCATATTTCTTCATTTGACTTCCACACTCAGGACAAGATGGAGCGTCGTAGTCCAGTTTAGCGATGATTTCCTTGTGGGTATTCCTATTAATGACATCCATAATTTGGATATTTGGGTCTTTAATGTCTAGTAATTTTGTGATAAAATGTAATTGTTCCATAGGATTCTTTCTAATGATGGTTTGGTTGCTTTTCATTATAGATCTTATGGGACTTTTTTTCTACAACAAAATAGGCTCCATAATATCCATAGGGGATTTACCCACTACAAATATTATAGAGCCAAAAAGATTTGATTGTGTGAGAAGCAGAATCAAATCTTTTTTATTATTTGTCTATAAAATCTTGTATGATAAGATCTCAAGATAAAAAATTGGAGACGATTTAAAAAGCAAGTCAGAACCTATGTCTGGTCTATAAGGTTCAATAGCTTTCTAATCTCTCCAAAATTTTATTTGATTGGAATCGAAATCCCAATTAATTTTTCTGAGTAGAGGGTTTTGATATTGGTCTCATCAATAGAGTCCTTATCAATTTTACGTTTCAAGAAAAACTCTTGGATGGCTTCGATTTCGGTTTCGCGAATAGCACGGTGTTTATTTGAAATGAGGACTTCATAGTGAAGCGGAGCTTGGGTAAAAATAACATCAGTATTTCCAGCAGAATAGACCTCAACAAGGGTTGCATCTGTACTTTCTAGCTGGCTTTTTACAAGTTGCGAGTGTGAGTTTGTCGTATTGATAAGCTTCATAACATTCCCTCCGATTTTCTAATTCTATTATAGCACTTTTTAAATAAAGTAGCTTGATTTATACTCAATGAAAATCAAAGAGCAAACTAGGAAGCTAGCCGCAGGTTGCTCAAAACACAGTTTTGAGGTTGTAGATAAGACTGACGAAGTCAGTGACTATATCTACGGCAAGGCGAAGCTGACGTGGTTTGAATTTGATTTTCTAAAAGTATTAGTCAATCTTATGCTGTTTTTTCCAAGATTGGATGGCCCATTTATGACTACCACGTTTGAGATTTTCCATAGCCTCATCAATAGGGAACCAGGCAATATGATTAAAGTCTTCTAGTGGTTTTTGAACTTCTTTGAAAGAAGTAGCTTCATAGAGGTAAGCAGGATTGTAGTAGTAGGTGTCGCGGTGACGAGAGTAGAAATATTCGTCAGCTTGTCCGTAATAGGTACCAATTTCAGCTGTGAAGCCAAGCTCTTCAATCAACTCACGTTTTAGGGCCTCCTGATGATTTTCACCTGCTTCAATTTCGCCACCTGGTAAGAACCAAGCGCCATTAGGTGCTTGAACAAGAACTATTTGTTTCTGTTCAGCGTCAGGGATAACTGCATATACACCGTAACGTGAAATATAGTCTGTATTCGCTTTTTTTTCTCCGAAAGTTGGGTTCACCATTGCATTTTCCTCATTATCTAGTATCGTTATTATTATCATAATGGAGAAAGTCCGAGCTGTCAAGAAATTACAGTTATTTTAGTAAAAAAGAAGCAGAAACATTTCATTTTCTACTCCTTTTATATAGTATTTATTTTTCTGTTTCAGAAGTTTTTACTTCAGCTTTTTTGGCAGACTTAATTTGAATGTTTCCCTTGCTAGTCATCACTGCCTTGAGGTCTTTTTCGCTTGGATTTTCAAGGTAGTAGTCAGTGATTGCGTCCTCAATATAGTCTTGAATAGTACGACGAAGTGGGCGAGCTCCCATTTTTGGATCATAACCGAGGTCAACCAATTTTTCCTTGACCTTGTCTGTCACATCGAGATGGATATTGTTGCTAGAGAGGCGCTTATTAACATCAGCTAGCATGAGCTCGACGATTTGAAGGAGATTATCCTTGCTGAGAGCTTTGAACTCGATGATGCCGTCAAAACGGTTCATAAATTCTGGGCTAAAGAAGTTGCCGAGTTCACCGAGAACAGAGTTGGTACGTCCTTCGCGAGCTGCCCCAAATCCAACGCTGGCTTCAGCCTTACCTGTACCTGCATTTGAAGTCATGATAATAATGGCATCCTTGAAGCTGACGGTACGTCCTTGCCCATCTGTCAAACGTCCATCGTCCAAGACTTGCAGGAACATATGCATGACATCTGGATGGGCTTTTTCTACTTCATCTAAGAGAATAAGAGAATAGGGATTACGGCGGACTTTTTCAGTTAATTGTCCAGCTTCATCGTAGCCGACATAACCTGGAGGGGCACCGACTAACTTAGCAACGCTGTGTTTTTCCATGTATTCACTCATGTCAAAGCGAATCATGCTATCAGCAGAACCAAAGAGTTCGATAGCTAGTTGTTTGGAAAGTTCTGTCTTACCGACACCGGTTGGGCCGACAAATAAGAAGCTTCCAATTGGGCGGTTAGGCGTACCGAGACCGACACGATTACGGCGAATAGCTTTTGCAATCTTATCGACAGCATCGTCTTGCCCAATAACATGAGACTTGAGGTCTTCAGCTAGATGGATGAGTTGAGATTGTTCTTTCTCTTTCAAATCCCCAACAGGGATGTTGGTTTTCTGCTCGATAATGTGTTCAATTGTTTTCTCACTGATGATAGGAGTATCTTGGTCAGTAACCTTTTTCTTTTGCATTTCCTTATACTTGGCAATCTGGTCGCGGAAGTAGGCGGCCTTCTCAAAATCTTCCTCCCGTGTAGCTTGAGATTTGAGATTTTCAGCCTCAATCAAGCGCTGATCAATGACTTTAGGATCGACAAAATTCAAGGTCAAGTTCATCTTAGAACCCGCTTCATCTAAGAGGTCAATGGCCTTGTCAGGTAAGAAGCGGTCTTGAATGTAACGATTGGAAAGAGTTGCAGCTGCTTCAATTGCAGCATCGGTATACTGAACGTGGTGGTAGTCTTCGTATTTCTTTTGAATTCCTTTGAGGATAGTGATTGTTTCTTCCACTGTTGGTTCATCGACCTTAACAGGTTGCATACGACGCTCTAGGGCAGCATCCTTTTCAATGATACGGTATTCATTGAGGGTAGTAGCACCGACCAGTTGCAGTTCACCACGAGCGAGGGCTGGCTTGAGGATATTTCCAGCATCCATATTGCCATCGCCTGCAGAACCTGCACCGACAATTTCATGGATTTCATCGATAAAGAGGATAATATCCTCACGTTTGCGAATTTCTTCCATGAGTTTTTGCATGCGTTCTTCAAATTGTCCACGGATACCCGTTCCTTGAACCAAGCTAACCACATCCAAACGGATGACTTGTTTTCCTTGGAGTTTATGTGGAACATCGCCATCAACGATTTTCTGAGCTAGACCTTCGACAACGGCCGTTTTACCGACACCTGGTTCACCGATAAGAACAGGATTATTCTTAGTTCTGCGATTGAGAATTTCGATGACACGGATAATTTCATCATCTCGTCCAATAACGGGGTCGATATCTCCACGACGGGCAATTTCAGTTACGTTGATACCAAATTCTTCTAGTAGGCCTTTTTCTTGGCTAGGTGGAGGAGTTTGAGCAGGTCCACGATTTTGGGAGCCATAACCGCCGTTTCCACCGTAACCTCCACCTGATTGGGTTGGGGGAATAGGAGGAGTATTGCTAGAAGGTCTGAAATTGTTTAGATCATTGAAGAAATCACCAAAGGGATCGAAGTCACGATTGTTCAAATCTGTCATTCCTTTAAAGAGACTGTTGTTAGGATCAGTCTTGATAATCTTGTAGCAGTTTTGACAGAGGTCAATTTGTTTTTGTTTTCCATTGAGATTGGTGTAAAGATGAATTGTTGAGTCGTTGATTTTACAGTTTTGACAAAGCATACATCTACCTCATTTCTTTCTTTAGCCTGACCTGTTTAAAGGTCAAAAATAGTCAAATTTCTATACTCTCATTATAACAGGATTGGACTGTAAAGCAAGTAAAAAGATTGCAGCTTTGAGAAGTTGTTACAATGAAAATTTTTGTGAATTTGGACTATAAAAAAATCCTATTTGTGAGACAAAAAGGATTTTGGTTAGACATGCAGGGACAATCCCAGCTTGTTTTAGATTAGTAGAGGAGTTCGTAAATCTCCATTGCAATCAAGTCAATGCTGTCAAAAGTATAAGTTTCGCGAGCCTCTACATCACGAAGGGTAAAGATTGATCCGTTTTCTTCGTCGTGGCTGTATGCAACTTCTGCAACAACAACTCCTTCGCGTTCAAAATTACGTTTTAAATTTCCGCCGTCTTTTGCCATTGCTTCAAGGCGGTTGATGATTCTAACCAAATGTGATTCCATTTTGATTCTCCTTCATTTCTTATCGTTACTATTTTACCATAAAGGAGGCCAACTTGACTAGAAAAAACTAAGATTTCTCGCTAATTCTACCAGCTTAAAGTTTTTTTGAATAAATTGGATAAAAGGTTTGAATTTTAATTCAATACATGTTATAATCATACAGTATTCTATTTTAGAAAGCAGTGTGACTATGAATTTTTCTTTTTTACCTAAGTATTTACCTTATTTTAACTATGGGGCTGTTGTGACGGTTCTCATTTCTATCTGTGTTGTCTTTTTGGGAACTATTTTGGGTGTTGTCTTGGCTTTTGGGCAACGTTCAAAGTTTAAACCGCTTGTTTGGCTCGCCAACTTGTACGTTTGGATTTTCCGTGGGACACCGATGATGGTTCAGATTATGATTGCCTTTGCTCTTATGCATATCAATGCTCCGACTATTCAGGTTGGAATTTTGGGTGTCGATCTTTCTCGCTTGATTCCAGGGATTTTGATTATCTCTATGAACAGTGGTGCTTATGTTTCTGAGACTGTTCGTGCCGGAATCAATGCGGTTCCAAAAGGTCAGCTAGAGGCGGCTTATTCGCTAGGGATTCGTCCTAAAAATGCGATGCGCTATGTGATTTTGCCACAAGCAATCAAAAATATTTTGCCAGCTTTGGGGAACGAATTTATCACCATTATCAAGGATAGCTCCCTCTTATCAGCTATTGGTGTCATGGAGTTGTGGAACGGGGCTACAACAGTTTCTACAACAACCTATCTACCTTTGACACCACTTTTATTTGCAGCCTTTTACTACTTGATTATGACCTCTATTTTGACAGTGGCTTTGAAAGCTTTTGAAAAACGTATGGGACAAGGAGATAAGAAATAATGACAGAAACCTTGATAAAAATTGAAAATTTACATAAATCATTTGGAAAGAATGAAGTATTGAAGGGTATCAACCTTGAGATTAAAAGAGGTGAAGTTGTGGTTATCATTGGTCCTTCAGGTAGCGGGAAATCTACCTTGCTTCGCTCTATGAATTTGTTGGAAGAAGCAAGCAAGGGGAAGGTTATCTTTGAGGGAGTCGATATTACGGACAAGAAGAATGACCTGTTTGCCATGCGTGAGAAGATGGGCATGGTTTTCCAACAATTTAATCTCTTTCCTAATATGACTGTGATGGAAAATATCACCTTGTCACCTATCAAGACCAAAGGTGAGAGCAAGGCTGTTGCTGAGAAGAGAGCTCAAGAACTTTTGGAAAAAGTTGGTTTACCAGATAAGGCAACTGCTTATCCACAGAGTTTGTCAGGTGGGCAGCAACAACGGATTGCCATCGCGCGTGGTTTGGCCATGGAACCAGATGTTTTGCTCTTTGACGAGCCAACTTCAGCCTTGGATCCTGAGATGGTTGGAGAAGTTCTGGCTGTTATGCAAGACCTTGCCAAATCAGGAATAACTATGGTTATCGTAACACATGAAATGGGATTTGCCCGTGAGGTGGCAGATCGTGTTATCTTTATGGCAGACGGTGTAGTTGTTGAAGATGGAACACCTGAGCAGATTTTTGAACAAACCCAAGAACAACGGACTAAAGACTTCTTGAGTAAGGTTTTATAATCTATTTTAAAATTTCAAGACAAGATTAATGAAAAGCTCGACCCGAGCTTTTTCTTATAGTTTGAAACTATAGGATTGCCTAGGAAAGAAGTGTTAGAGGGGACCAACAGTTTTTGGTATAATGGAAGATATTTGAAAGAAAAGAGAATTGATATGACACAGATTATTGATGGGAAAGCTTTAGCGGCCAAATTGCAGGGGCAGTTGGCTGAAAAGACTGCAAAATTAAAGGAAGAAACAGGTCTAGTGCCTGGTTTGGTAGTGATTTTGGTTGGGGATAATCCAGCCAGCCAAGTCTACGTTCGCAACAAGGAACGTTCTGCCCTTGCGGCTGGTTTCCGTAGCGAAGTAGTGCGAGTTCCAGAGACCATTAGTCAAGCGGAATTGTTAGACTTGATTGCTAAATACAATCAAGATTCAGCTTGGCATGGGATTTTGGTTCAGTTACCATTACCAAAACACATTGATGAAGAGGCGGTTTTATTGGCTATTGACCCAGAAAAGGATGTAGATGGTTTCCATCCTCTAAATATGGGACGTCTTTGGTCTGGACATCCAGTTATGATTCCATCAACACCTGCAGGAATTATGGAAATGTTTCATGAATATGGGATTGACTTGGAAGGTAAAAATGCGGTCGTCATCGGTCGTTCAAATATCGTTGGAAAACCCATGGCTCAGCTTCTTTTGGCCAAGAATGCAACAGTGACCTTGACTCACTCAAGGACTCATAATCTTGCTAAGGTGGCTGCGAAAGCAGATATTCTTGTGGTCGCAATCGGTCGTGCTAAGTTTGTGACTCCTGACTTTGTGAAACCAGGTGCGGTAGTCATTGACGTTGGGATGAACCGCGATGAAAATGGCAAGCTTTGTGGAGATGTTGACTATGATACCGTTGCACCACTTGCTAGGCATATCACACCAGTTCCTGGAGGCGTTGGTCCTATGACCATTACTATGCTAATGGAGCAAACCTATCAGGCAGCAGTTCGGACATTGGAAAGAAAATAAGAGAAAATTCGCTGAAGAGAGTGTATTTTCAATAGCTATATCTAAAATGGCATACAATAATTGTAAAAATAAAATTACAAAAGGAGGTCTGCGCCTCCTTTTTGTTGTATAATAAATGCGAGAGGAAAAAACGATGAAAGTGATTGATCAAGCCTTACTAGAAAAAGTTATTATTGAACGTTCTCGTACAAGTCATAAAGGAGACTACGGTCGCTTACTTCTGTTAGGTGGTACCTATCCTTATGGTGGTGCTATTATCATGGCTGCTTTGGCAGCTGTTAAAAGCGGTGCAGGATTGGTAACTGTTGGAACAGATAGAGAAAATATCCCTGCTCTACACAGCCATTTACCTGAGGCTATGGCCTTTGCTCTTCAAGACAAGCAATTATTAAAAGAGCAGTTGGAGAAGGCAGAAGTGGTCTTAGTGGGGCCTGGTTTACGAGACGATACTTTTGGAGAAGAACTAGTCAAACAGGTCTTTGCTAGCTTAAGCCAGAATCAGATTTTGATTGTAGACGGAGGGGCCTTGACCATACTTGCTAGGGCAAGATTGTCATTTCCTTTGAGTCAGCTTATCCTAACTCCTCACCAAAAGGAGTGGGAAAAACTGTCTGGAATTACGATTGAAAAGCAAAACGAAGCTATAACAGCTAGTGCCTTGATTTCCTTCCCTCAAGGAACAATTTTGGTAGAGAAAGGTCCAGCTACTCGTATTTGGCAAGCTGGCCAATCTGATTATTACCAGTTACAGGTTGGCGGTCCATATCAGGCGACTGGGGGAATGGGAGACACTCTGGCTGGAATGATTGCAGGATTTGCAGGCCAGTTTAAACAAGCTAATCTCTATGAACGTGTGGCAGTAGCGACTCATCTTCATTCAGCCATTGCTCAAGAGCTAGCTCAAGAACATTATGTGGTCTTGCCGACGGAAATTAGTAATTGTCTTCCTAAAGTAATGAAAAAAATATCTCAAAAAAGACTGGGATAAACTTCAATTTCATACTCAATGAAAATCAAAGAGCAAACTAGGAAGCTAGCCGTAGCCTGTACTTGAGTACGGTAAAGCGACGCTGACGTGGTTTGAAGAGATTTTCGAAGAGTACCGGGAGAAAACGAAGTGAATATTACCACAATAAAACGCATAATATCAAGTTTTTTTTAATACCTGATATTATGCGTTTTTGACTTTAAAGCCTTTTTTCTCTGTCTCTATTTTGGAGCAAGCTTCTGCTCAGAATGTTTTATAATTTCTCGTTGATAAATCGGATAAACTGATTCCACCAAACTTTTAAGAAGAAAGCTTTTTCAATTTTCTTTTCTGCTACCATTTCGAAACTAGGATGTTCTGTGGTAATGTAACCTTGACCAATCAAATCCTTGTCTTCGTAAGTCAAATGGCCGACCACTGTTCCAGCTTCAAGTGGTGCTGGGATTGCTTTGGAATCAGGAGTGAATTGAACAGATTGGGAAGATTGATTCCCAACACGTTCAATTAGATAGATATCCTCTGGGGCCACTGCAGTGACCGTATCTTCTTTTCCATCTTCTACAGGGGCTTTGCTATCTTGATAGGCATCACCTTTTTGCACGATTTTACGAAGTGTAAATGTAGAAGAAATATAATCCATTAGGGAAGATGTAGCTGTAAAACGAGCGTAAGGATTATTATCTTGATGGTCTGCATTCAAAACAACTGTAATAACTCTCATACCTTTTTCGACAGTGGTACCAACAAAAGACTCTCCAGCCTTATCTGTTGTTCCTGTTTTCAGTCCATCAAAACCACCACGGTAAGCAGGCAGACCTTCTAACATGTAGTTGGTCGAAGTGATTGTCATCCCAGCAAAAGTAGAAGAAGGTTTTTTGGTAATTTCTAAGACTTGTGGGTATTTTTTGATGAGGTTACGAGCAACGATAGCAACATCATAAGCACTGAGCTTATTTTCATCATCTTTATTAGACCCTGGGTAAATGTTATCTCCTAGAGTCTCGTTGTTAAGACCAGTTGTATTGACAAGGGTGGCATCTTTGATTCCCCATTCCAAGAGTTTGGCACGCATCATATCGACGAAGTCTTTCTCTGAGCCAGCAATTTTCTCAGCTAAGGCAATAGCGGCACTGTTGGCACTAGATACCAGGGTTGCTTCAAGCAACTCTTCGACAGTATAATTACGTGCCTCCATAGGAACATTACTGGCTTCAGAATTTGTCGTTAATTGATAAGGATAATCAGAAATATCTACTGGGGTGGAGAGTGTGATACTTCCATTTTCTAGAGCCTCATAGACAAGATAAACCGTAAGTAGTTTTGTTATAGAAGCAATTTCGACAGGTTGAGTTGCATCTTTCTCATAGAGAATTTTACCAGTATTGGCCTCAACAGCAATCGCATGTTTAGCAGCAATATTAAAATCTTGAGCAGCAACAGTAGATGCAGAGCCAAGTACGGATAAGCTTAGTAGAGTTAAAATGATTTTTTTCATAGCAAGTTTATTCTAACATAAAGAAAAAAATATTCCCAGTTTCATGATGGAAGAAAGAAGCTTTTTTGAAAGTATGGTAAAATAGATGAATGGAGGTAGCTCATGTTTCGTAAGAATAAATTATTTTTTTGGACCAGTGAGATTTTATTAGTAACAATCATTTTTTATTTATGGAGAGAGATGGGGGCGATTATCACGCCTTTTGTAAGCGTCGCAAACACCATCATGATTCCTTTTCTTCTAGGTGGTTTTTTATATTATTTGACCAATCCTATTGTAATTTTTTTACAAAAGTATTTCAAAATTAATCGTATCATTGGTATTCTACTAACCTTGTGTGCCTTGGTTTGGGGTCTTGTCATTGGGGTAGTCTATCTGTTACCGATTTTGGTCAATCAGTTGACCAGCTTGATTGCGACTAGCCAGACTATCTATAGTCGTTTACAAGATTTGATTGTGGATTTATCTACTTATCCAGCCTTTCAAAATTTGGATATTCAAGCGACGATTCAACAGTTAAATCTATCCTATGTAGATATTTTACAAAATATCCTAAATAGTGTGACAAATAGTGTCGGAAGTGTCATATCAGCTCTCTTTAGTACCGTTTTGATTATTATTATGACCCCCGTGTTTTT
Above is a genomic segment from Streptococcus mitis containing:
- a CDS encoding ATP-dependent Clp protease ATP-binding subunit; the protein is MLCQNCKINDSTIHLYTNLNGKQKQIDLCQNCYKIIKTDPNNSLFKGMTDLNNRDFDPFGDFFNDLNNFRPSSNTPPIPPTQSGGGYGGNGGYGSQNRGPAQTPPPSQEKGLLEEFGINVTEIARRGDIDPVIGRDDEIIRVIEILNRRTKNNPVLIGEPGVGKTAVVEGLAQKIVDGDVPHKLQGKQVIRLDVVSLVQGTGIRGQFEERMQKLMEEIRKREDIILFIDEIHEIVGAGSAGDGNMDAGNILKPALARGELQLVGATTLNEYRIIEKDAALERRMQPVKVDEPTVEETITILKGIQKKYEDYHHVQYTDAAIEAAATLSNRYIQDRFLPDKAIDLLDEAGSKMNLTLNFVDPKVIDQRLIEAENLKSQATREEDFEKAAYFRDQIAKYKEMQKKKVTDQDTPIISEKTIEHIIEQKTNIPVGDLKEKEQSQLIHLAEDLKSHVIGQDDAVDKIAKAIRRNRVGLGTPNRPIGSFLFVGPTGVGKTELSKQLAIELFGSADSMIRFDMSEYMEKHSVAKLVGAPPGYVGYDEAGQLTEKVRRNPYSLILLDEVEKAHPDVMHMFLQVLDDGRLTDGQGRTVSFKDAIIIMTSNAGTGKAEASVGFGAAREGRTNSVLGELGNFFSPEFMNRFDGIIEFKALSKDNLLQIVELMLADVNKRLSSNNIHLDVTDKVKEKLVDLGYDPKMGARPLRRTIQDYIEDAITDYYLENPSEKDLKAVMTSKGNIQIKSAKKAEVKTSETEK
- the glnQ gene encoding glutamine ABC transporter ATP-binding protein (similar to ATP-binding component of ABC transporters); protein product: MTETLIKIENLHKSFGKNEVLKGINLEIKRGEVVVIIGPSGSGKSTLLRSMNLLEEASKGKVIFEGVDITDKKNDLFAMREKMGMVFQQFNLFPNMTVMENITLSPIKTKGESKAVAEKRAQELLEKVGLPDKATAYPQSLSGGQQQRIAIARGLAMEPDVLLFDEPTSALDPEMVGEVLAVMQDLAKSGITMVIVTHEMGFAREVADRVIFMADGVVVEDGTPEQIFEQTQEQRTKDFLSKVL
- a CDS encoding carbohydrate kinase translates to MKVIDQALLEKVIIERSRTSHKGDYGRLLLLGGTYPYGGAIIMAALAAVKSGAGLVTVGTDRENIPALHSHLPEAMAFALQDKQLLKEQLEKAEVVLVGPGLRDDTFGEELVKQVFASLSQNQILIVDGGALTILARARLSFPLSQLILTPHQKEWEKLSGITIEKQNEAITASALISFPQGTILVEKGPATRIWQAGQSDYYQLQVGGPYQATGGMGDTLAGMIAGFAGQFKQANLYERVAVATHLHSAIAQELAQEHYVVLPTEISNCLPKVMKKISQKRLG
- a CDS encoding ribose-5-phosphate isomerase, with product MKLINTTNSHSQLVKSQLESTDATLVEVYSAGNTDVIFTQAPLHYEVLISNKHRAIRETEIEAIQEFFLKRKIDKDSIDETNIKTLYSEKLIGISIPIK
- a CDS encoding D-alanyl-D-alanine carboxypeptidase, with the protein product MKKIILTLLSLSVLGSASTVAAQDFNIAAKHAIAVEANTGKILYEKDATQPVEIASITKLLTVYLVYEALENGSITLSTPVDISDYPYQLTTNSEASNVPMEARNYTVEELLEATLVSSANSAAIALAEKIAGSEKDFVDMMRAKLLEWGIKDATLVNTTGLNNETLGDNIYPGSNKDDENKLSAYDVAIVARNLIKKYPQVLEITKKPSSTFAGMTITSTNYMLEGLPAYRGGFDGLKTGTTDKAGESFVGTTVEKGMRVITVVLNADHQDNNPYARFTATSSLMDYISSTFTLRKIVQKGDAYQDSKAPVEDGKEDTVTAVAPEDIYLIERVGNQSSQSVQFTPDSKAIPAPLEAGTVVGHLTYEDKDLIGQGYITTEHPSFEMVAEKKIEKAFFLKVWWNQFIRFINEKL
- a CDS encoding glutamine ABC transporter permease, whose translation is MNFSFLPKYLPYFNYGAVVTVLISICVVFLGTILGVVLAFGQRSKFKPLVWLANLYVWIFRGTPMMVQIMIAFALMHINAPTIQVGILGVDLSRLIPGILIISMNSGAYVSETVRAGINAVPKGQLEAAYSLGIRPKNAMRYVILPQAIKNILPALGNEFITIIKDSSLLSAIGVMELWNGATTVSTTTYLPLTPLLFAAFYYLIMTSILTVALKAFEKRMGQGDKK
- a CDS encoding bifunctional 5,10-methylene-tetrahydrofolate dehydrogenase/5,10-methylene-tetrahydrofolate cyclohydrolase (catalyzes the formation of 5,10-methenyltetrahydrofolate from 5,10-methylenetetrahydrofolate and subsequent formation of 10-formyltetrahydrofolate from 5,10-methenyltetrahydrofolate), which produces MTQIIDGKALAAKLQGQLAEKTAKLKEETGLVPGLVVILVGDNPASQVYVRNKERSALAAGFRSEVVRVPETISQAELLDLIAKYNQDSAWHGILVQLPLPKHIDEEAVLLAIDPEKDVDGFHPLNMGRLWSGHPVMIPSTPAGIMEMFHEYGIDLEGKNAVVIGRSNIVGKPMAQLLLAKNATVTLTHSRTHNLAKVAAKADILVVAIGRAKFVTPDFVKPGAVVIDVGMNRDENGKLCGDVDYDTVAPLARHITPVPGGVGPMTITMLMEQTYQAAVRTLERK
- a CDS encoding transposase, with protein sequence MEQLHFITKLLDIKDPNIQIMDVINRNTHKEIIAKLDYDAPSCPECGSQMKKYDFQKPSKVPYLETTGMPTRILLRKRRFKCYHCSKMMVAETSLVKKNHQIPRIINQKIAQKLIEKTSMTDIARQLSISTSTVIRKLNDFCFKSDFSYLPEIMSWDEYAFTKGKMSFIAQDFDKLNIITVLEGRTQTIIRNHFLRYNRSVRCQVKIITMDMFSPYYDLAKHLFPYAKIVLDRFHIVQHLSRAMSRVRVQIMKQFERKSHEYKAIKRYWKLIQQDSRKLSDKRFYRPTFRMHLTNKEIIDKLLSYSEDLKHHYHLYQLLLFHFQNKEPEKFFGLIEENLKKVHPLFKTVFKTFLKDKEKIVNALQLPYSNAKLEATNNLIKLIKRNAFGFRNFENFKKRIFIALNIKKERTKFVLSRA
- a CDS encoding NUDIX hydrolase; protein product: MVNPTFGEKKANTDYISRYGVYAVIPDAEQKQIVLVQAPNGAWFLPGGEIEAGENHQEALKRELIEELGFTAEIGTYYGQADEYFYSRHRDTYYYNPAYLYEATSFKEVQKPLEDFNHIAWFPIDEAMENLKRGSHKWAIQSWKKQHKID